One segment of Gadus chalcogrammus isolate NIFS_2021 chromosome 8, NIFS_Gcha_1.0, whole genome shotgun sequence DNA contains the following:
- the iba57 gene encoding putative transferase CAF17 homolog, mitochondrial has translation MGTLFRARAALRPRGFPGVLLRPSPSDADPHRCAVLTPVPKAALLPKRGHGSHVADGARDQLNYVCYSLPHRTLLRLEGQDTSSFLQGIITNDTGLLAEPGQRAMYSHMLNVQGRTLYDIILYSLKHATGSSILLECDSAVKDSIMKHLKVYKIRRKVTISPCVDLSLWAVLPRLKNSEVPDILSPEKAPICVTDPRTELMGWRLVLDNEVDPQTIIASCQQGDIEEYHRHRYSIGLPEGVKDLPPEVALPLESNLVYMEGISFSKGCYIGQELTARTHHTGVVRKRLMPVRLSSALAQGVAEGASLQTQAGKAAGKHRAGLGELGLSLIRLAHAKEVLSLKSSDGSSVNLEASVPEWWPQDLKLK, from the exons aTGGGCACGTTGTTCCGGGCCAGAGCGGCGCTGAGACCCAGAGGGTTCCCCGGTGTTCTGCTCCGTCCTTCACCGAGTGACGCAGATCCACACCGGTGTGCGGTCCTCACCCCTGTCCCCAAAGCAGCCCTGCTCCCTAAGAGGGGTCACGGCAGTCATGTCGCGGACGGAGCGAGGGATCAGTTGAACTACGTATGTTACAGCCTCCCTCACAGGACTCTGTTGAGACTGGAGGGACAGGACACCAGCTCCTTCCTCCAGGGGATCATCACCAACGACACCGGGCTGCTGGCCGAGCCCGGTCAGAGGGCGATGTACTCACACATGCTCAACGTCCAGGGGAGGACTCTGTATGACATCATACTGTACAG TCTCAAACATGCAACAGGGAGCAGTATTCTCCTTGAATGTGACAGTGCGGTGAAGGACTCAATCATGAAACACTTGAAAGTCTATAAGATACGCCGAAAGGTGACGATCAGCCCCTGTGtagacctctctctatgggcAGTCCTGCCGCGACTAAAGAACTCAGAAGTACCGGATATCTTGTCTCCGGAGAAAGCCCCTATATGCGTGACGGACCCCAGAACTGAACTAATGGGGTGGAGGTTGGTGTTGGACAATGAAGTTGACCCCCAGACAATCATTGCATCTTGTCAGCAAGGAGATATAGAGGAGTATCATAGACATCGCTACTCGATAG GACTCCCGGAGGGAGTGAAAGATCTCCCTCCCGAAGTAGCCCTCCCCCTGGAGTCCAATCTGGTGTACATGGAGGGGATAAGCTTTAGTAAAGGCTGCTACATCGGACAGGAGCTGACGGCCCGAACCCATCACACTGGCGTGGTTCGCAAGCGACTGATGCCCGTTCGCCTGTCCTCTGCCCTGGCTCAGGGGGTCGCCGAAGGGGCTTCGTTGCAAACTCAAGCAGGAAAGGCTGCGGGGAAACACAGGGCCGGGCTGGGAGAGCTGGGGCTGAGTCTGATTCGTCTTGCTCATGCCAAAGAAGTGCTTTCGCTGAAGTCATCCGACGGTTCCTCTGTGAATCTAGAGGCTTCAGTGCCAGAATGGTGGCCTCAAGACTTGAAATTAAAGTAA
- the jmjd4 gene encoding 2-oxoglutarate and iron-dependent oxygenase JMJD4 → MDRDSYHNCCSLVKIPRQSYDQFWSSHFVEYIDKEISYSTFFKKYLLPNHPCVFSRRFTEDWRCRKQWVTEEGKPNFQTLLQEFDETPVPVANCNAKEYNANPKLTMPFKEFIHYWKEYIQNGNSSPKGCLYLKDWHMARDFPEHNVYTTPVFFSSDWLNEYWNTIEVDDYRFVYMGPKGSWTPFHADVFRSYSWSANICGRKKWLLYPPGQEEFLKDTHGNLAYDVTAAELRDNGLFPQSDKACQPLEIIQEAGEIIFVPSGWHHQVYNLEDTISINHNWLNGCNIDIMWQFLQNELSAVQREIEEWRATMDSWHQHCQTIMKSCSGIDYGEFASFLKIIAENRIAFLSACSSANSDCPRHLSETLTALGSHHAAFDLQRVVHILECLICSEDFKRLDHSTLNLQPEVLVQKIRETIHSTRGQHLP, encoded by the exons ATGGACAGGGATTCATATCATAACTGCTGCAGTCTGGTCAAAATACCCAGACAATCCTATGACCAGTTTTGGTCGTCACATTTCGTGGAATATATTGACAAGGAAATAAGCTATTCAACATTTTTCAAAAAGTACCTTCTTCCCAACCACCCATGTGTGTTTTCACGAAGATTTACTGAGGACTGGAGGTGTAGGAAACAGTGGGTGACTGAAGAAGGAAAACCTAATTTCCAGACACTGCTACAAGAGTTTG ATGAGACCCCGGTCCCAGTTGCCAATTGTAATGCAAAGGAATACAATGCAAACCCTAAACTGACTATGCCTTTTAAAGAATTCATACACTACTGGAAAGAATATATTCAGAATGGCAACTCGTCACCGAAAGGATGTCTCTATCTGAAAGACTGGCACATGGCAAG GGACTTCCCGGAGCACAATGTCTACACAACTCCAGTGTTCTTTTCCTCTGACTGGTTGAATGAATATTGGAATACCATTGAAGTTGATGACTATCGTTTTGTCTACATGGGACCCAAAGGCTCATG GACCCCTTTCCATGCTGATGTCTTCCGCTCATACAGTTGGTCTGCAAATATCTGTGGCAGAAAAAAATGGCTGCTTTACCCGCCGGGTCAGGAGGAGTTTTTAAAAGACACCCATGGCAACCTGGCCTACGATGTCACAGCAGCAGAGCTCCGAGACAACGGCCTCTTCCCACAGTCTGACAAAGCCTGCCAACCTCTTGAAATTATTCAAGAGGCAGGTGAAATAATATTTGTTCCAAGTGGCTGGCACCACCAGGTTTATAATCTG GAAGACACCATCTCTATCAATCATAATTGGCTGAATGGCTGCAACATTGACATAATGTGGCAATTCCTTCAAAACGAGCTTTCTGCTGTCCAACGAGAAATCGAGGAATGGAGAGCTACCATGGACTCATGGCATCAGCACTGCCAG ACCATCATGAAATCATGCTCTGGTATCGATTACGGAGAGTTCGCATCCTTCCTGAAAATCATCGCTGAAAATCGCATCGCTTTCCTTAGTGCCTGCTCCTCGGCTAACAGTGATTGTCCAAGGCATCTCTCAGAGACCTTAACTGCCCTAGGCTCTCATCACGCAGCGTTTGACCTGCAGCGTGTTGTTCATATCTTAGAGTGCCTCATCTGCAGTGAGGACTTTAAGAGACTGGATCACTCGACCCTGAATTTACAACCTGAAGTTCTTGTGCAGAAAATCCGAGAGACAATACACTCCACAAGAGGGCAGCATCTCCCTTAA
- the gjc2 gene encoding gap junction protein gamma 2 has product MSWSFLTRLLEEIHNHSTFVGKVWLTVLIIFRIVLTAVGGESIYSDEQTKFTCNTKQPGCDNVCYDAFAPLSHVRFWVFQIIMISTPSVMYLGYAIHKIARSSEDERKRSRHHGRLRRKPPPHTRWRESRRMDEALEEELDVDDGEPMLYDDVLDARPEPAVAGGGGPQKHDGRRRIVQEGLMRIYVLQLMSRAIFEISFLAGQYLLYGFRVSPSYECDRLPCPHRVDCFISRPTEKTIFLLIMYVVSCLCLLLNVCEMFHLGIGTFRDTLRQKRDRGRRTSYGYPFSRNIPSSPPGYNLVVKSDKPLHRIPNSLITHEQNMANVAQEQQCTSPDENIPSDLASLHRHLRVAQEQLDMAFQTYSSKNDNQPPSRTSSPMSGGTMAEQNRVNTVQEKQGARPKSATERPGTLLKNGKTSVWI; this is encoded by the coding sequence ATGAGCTGGAGCTTCCTCACGCGGCTGCTGGAGGAGATCCACAACCACTCCACCTTTGTGGGCAAGGTGTGGCTGACGGTGCTCATCATCTTCCGCATCGTGCTGACGGCGGTGGGCGGCGAGTCCATCTACTCGGACGAGCAGACCAAGTTCACCTGCAACACCAAGCAGCCCGGCTGTGACAACGTGTGCTACGACGCCTTCGCGCCACTCTCCCACGTGCGCTTCTGGGTCTTCCAGATCATCATGATCTCAACGCCGTCCGTCATGTACCTGGGCTACGCCATCCACAAGATCGCCCGCAGCTCCGAGGACGAGCGCAagaggagccggcaccacggcCGCCTCCGCAGGAAACCCCCGCCGCACACCCGGTGGCGGGAGAGCCGGCGGATGGACGaggcgctggaggaggagctggacgtcGACGACGGCGAGCCAATGCTGTACGACGACGTCCTGGACGCCAGGCCAGAGCCGGCGGTGGCCGGCGGCGGAGGTCCGCAGAAGCACGACGGGCGCCGGAGGATCGTGCAGGAGGGCCTCATGAGGATCTACGTCCTGCAGCTCATGTCCCGGGCCATCTTCGAGATCAGCTTCCTGGCGGGGCAGTACCTGCTGTACGGGTTCCGCGTCAGCCCGTCGTACGAGTGCGACCGCCTGCCCTGCCCGCACCGCGTGGACTGCTTCATCTCCAGGCCCACGGAGAAGACCATCTTCCTGCTCATCATGTACGTGGTGAGCTGCCTGTGTCTGCTGCTCAACGTGTGCGAGATGTTCCACCTGGGCATCGGAACGTTCCGGGACACCCTCCGCCAGAAGAGGGACCGCGGCCGGCGGACGTCCTACGGCTACCCCTTCTCCCGGAACATCCCGTCGTCCCCGCCCGGGTACAACCTGGTGGTGAAGTCGGACAAACCGCTCCACCGGATCCCCAACAGCCTGATCACGCACGAGCAGAACATGGCCAACGTGGCCCAGGAGCAGCAGTGCACCAGCCCGGATGAGAACATCCCCTCCGATCTGGCCAgcctccaccgccacctccgGGTGGCCCAGGAGCAGCTGGACATGGCCTTCCAGACGTACAGCTCCAAGAACGACAACCAACCCCCCTCCAGGACGAGCAGCCCCATGTCAGGGGGCACCATGGCCGAGCAGAACCGGGTGAACACGGTTCAGGAGAAGCAGGGAGCCCGGCCGAAGTCGGCCACGGAGAGACCGGGGACCCTTTTAAAAAACGGGAAGACTTCTGTGTGGATTTAA